From the Coffea eugenioides isolate CCC68of chromosome 1, Ceug_1.0, whole genome shotgun sequence genome, the window CCCAATTTGTAACGTAGAGAGATTCACTCGGAAGAAGATCAGCTTCTCAATCTAGTTAAAACACCGTGGTAGATGGAAGCTAGCACTAGGAGTTTGATTAGTATCAAATGCATATTCAATGACCTAATTTGCATCTAAATACATGCAGCTACCAATAGATTTTGGTTAGATAGTCATTAACTTGACATCTTTTCACGCTGTTAATGGACATTCTGATTTTTATCTGTATGCATGCAAGCCATCTTTTCTAACACATTTAcagctagtttgggagtttaagATAGaacagaaaagaagagaaagcataagttatgaaagaaaagaaaagaagagaacaGAAGAGATTTAGTTTTGATGTTGTCGGGAGTTTAGTAAAGAAATAAACTGATATTAGATAGATATGTcaataaaattttgtttaataaaCATTTAGGGATAAAACtggtattttaaaaaattttatagagCTTGCTTCAATTCTCTTCTGTGTTGTTCGTTCTAAAACTTCCAAATATCAGAAATTTTGCAACATTTTGACAGTTATggtgaaatatatatatatatatatatagactcTAAACTAAGGTTGCTGTTAATTCCACAACACAAATTTTATTTccacaataattttttttttttttgtgcataaAATACTAAATTTGCCCTTCTCAGGTCCATATGTAGTTGGGACTTAATGCATCATTTCAACGAAATTTGCTATGAAAACAAAATTTGAGTTATTCAAGCAACAATGACCGCAAATCACTACCAGTTGAGAAGCTGTGACTAATGCCATATCAACGAGAATTCATCGATACAAATTCAATCAGGATACGAATTCAACAGCAGAAAGGAAGGACCGACTCTGCGTCCAAATTGGGAGACCTATTCTGCTGTTGCTCCAATTGTAGATTTCTCCAGTGAATAATTCAAGAATCTACAACATTTTTCTGCAACTGAATGGTAGCTAATGTGAGAAATGAAGAGTCTGAGACAGCTTAGCAAGGGTTGATATGTACTTTCAAGGGTTCCCGACTGAGCTGTTAGCCTACAGTCCCTGCAAAACAGAAAACTCGGACTCAGGACTTCACATAGCAAATCATAAGGCTAAATGGGAAATCCATGGCTTTTTTGTTTAGTCAATTATTCGGAAAAGCTCAATCAATATTTGTTTTCGTGTTCTTACTGACCTAAATCAGTAAGCAGATATCAAATCTTTCGGCACAGTCTACAAGCACCAGAAGTGCCATAGAAACTATATTAGCTTTTGTTCAAAGCactgaaaaaagagaaagtgcTATAAGAATAACGATAATCAGTGGCAACCACAAGCATGAGAGGCAGAGAGCTctagaattaatactttatgggtcatttttttttaatatttaatttatattaaataaataacctaccgatttcctttttataagaatattactgtaacactttttgaattttacttacaaatattgatatatttatcataaattaaatgtttgaaagtaaaatacccgtaaagagccggtactttaaatgagtaatgcgTGTTTGCCCATAAATTATACtctttaaagtttattaattgttaattgatttatagtactttgttattcatTGAACATGTAACACAAAGggcaaatctggtacaaaattctaatttcactccctaaaacaatattttaatcatttggactaaatttgcaaaggattagtaacttCAGGGtaggtcagtgcaaatgtcagaaacctcagggggagggttctgcaattatccctttttttggATTGCGTCATCAATTAACAGGAAACGACATAAGCAAAACAATTCTTCATGTTCAGGCCCTTGATTTTCCGTTGTGAATAATGAactgaaaaaagaaacttaaaAATACTGGTTCAATTGAATCTTaaaattaatgcaaaacatGGACAAGAATGCTGTAGTGTCTGAAGTACAATCTCGATTTAGTACAAGACCTCTGAAACTTGAATACATAATGTTCCAGTTCCCCAATTTTAAAACCTCTCAAGCCTGGCCAGATTCTTCAATGCTCGATTCTCAATTAATGGCTTCATGTATTTTCTGTTATGAGAGTGAGTAAGTCGCCATTCTGGAGCTCATTTCCAGTTGTCTTGGGTTTGGTATCACTTGAAACTGGTTCTGTATCAGGGAATGGGAAACATATGGCCGTCAACAAAAACCAGAGGAAATTTGCAGCGCTCAGACCGGCAAGCACCCAATAATAGTAATTCAAGTGACTCTCATTCAAGTCATGCTGAAACCAACTCTTGTTCCCTCCTTTCTCGCTAATCTTGCCCACCAAATGAACTGATAAAACACTTCCCATGATTCCCAGACCGGATAATCCAGGATTGAGGTAGACAAGGTACTTTTTCATCGATGGGGGACTTTGATCATTCAAGAATGCTGCAACACTGTTCTCATAAAATGAGTCTAGCCCACCAAGAAGAAAGAATTGCGGAACAAGCAAAAAGACAGTCATGGGGATTTTCTCGTTAGGCTTGTCAATTAAACCATCACTTCTTATCACATGTATCCTGTGAGTTTCTGCAATGGCCGCAAATATGCAACATAATGCTGAGCATATTGTAGCTAATGCAATTCCAGTTGCTGGTGCATACATTCTTCCGCCTGCCACTTCCATACGGTTGTATACCCTTTTAAAACCCAACTTCGCTGCTTCATATAGCAACAGAAGGGTTGAATCAGGAAACTTCAAtttcccaaccttgtaattcaGGTGGCTTGCTTGCTCTACGAAGAATGTGTTTCCCACGGAAGTAACTACAGAACAAATTATGCAGGTGATCCAAACTGGAAGCATACGGATTATGACCCGTCTTTTTTGACTTTGAGTCCTGATATCCCTGTCAGAGAACCTAAGCAAAGGAAGAGAACAGCAAAAAATTCCTATGGTCAGAAGTTTCATTATCTCTTATTTGAGAACAAAGAAATAGATCTGTATTTGATTTATGGAACACCCGACACTCTATTCCTTTTCAAGTGAAAGTTGAAAAGCAGGGAAGAAGGGCAAAAACTAAGACTATGATcaggaagaggaagatgaaaaAGGAAGGATGTGTGGGATGAACCCAAGTCTGCTGCCCTGGTATTCGCATGAACCCTGAATGAAAAGAAGTGTTGCTGCCAGCGTGAAAATTGCTGGAATTCCAAACCGAAGTTTCCATGGCTGTATGTATGGAAGTGCAATTAGTGCAATAACCGCGACAATGAGCACAAAGATAACGCCTGATAATCTTAGGCCCGATATGCTGCTTCCGTTTCTTTGGTTCTGTCTGTTAAAAAGCTCCAACATTGCTTCTACTGGTTGAAACTGAAGTTTTGATATATCCTCTTCAGGCTGAGGGCTTTGTTGCCTGTTGCTTGTTTTATCAACAACTTGCCCCCTTTCAAGCTGATCCAATGCAAATGCAGCTAATGAAACAATGTGCCCACTCACTCCAACAGCTGTCAACGCCAGACCTGTGTAAAAGATAGCCTTCTGTGTGTGACCAATGCAATTAGGCTGGTAATTAGCACAGGTGTGCGTTAACTTGTGCAGTGCTGGTGGCGTAGACATTGACAGAAAACCCAAGCCCTGCTCATAATTTTGGATAATCAGTTCAAGAAAGTCCAGTAAAACTGGAAGCTATACTCCTATCAAGTTAGGCCGTGAAATTGATGACTAAATAGAAGGAGGGGAGGAAGAACTGTGAATGAATTTGCCAACAGGAGAACTTACAGAGGAAAAGGCTATACTTGAGAGAAGCAGTATCCAGTAGTTATCCACTCCAAAGTccccaaataagaaaagaataaaagggAACAATTTAGTTAGGCCAGTGTATACATTCATTATTCCTGCAGCATGAGTAAACCCAACTTTCCAAACATCTGTTAAGTACTTCTGCATTATCCACGTCACGTAAGTCGCCAACAAATCAGCCCATATTAGAACTgttaagacaaaaaaaaaaaaaaggagttagCATTAAGTAGACAAGAATGATTGTTCAAGCAGAGGAAGTTAAAGAATGACAAGGCCTTTGATGACTCTGAGATGAATTAAAAGTACCCATTATTCTGACGAATGCCATTGATTTTTTGAAATTCTCGTTGAAATCCTGAGTGTGAGAAAAATACTATCAGAACAAGGGAAATTAAGCTGACGATTAGAGCAGTTTCAGAAGCATATGGTGGCCATAGCAAGCTGAAAGAAACCAGAGTTAATAGTTTGGATTGAGGTTTTTCTTTAATTACCTCCAACTGCTATGTGTGCTGCTGGTCTGGGAGGGAAAAAGAGAGACGGAGAAACTTCGCTGCAAGAAGTCgttgttaggaaattggtttaatttcttttaaacagatttcttgttttgtgtggaagtaactagattcctaattgattttagttacttAAAGTAGTAGTCAAGAAATTTCTTATGTGTACGAGTTTAGAAAAAGGAGTTATTTCCAATTCTAAATCAATGTAGGAATTAGCATTAAtttcctattgttatttggATTTTGTCCAAATAATGTTTCTTGTAAATAGGTGAGTTAGCATACTACGTACAAGGGCACACAAGGTGTgacatgtagccttatacatgggtGGTGAGCGAGGGTTCTTGAGAGATAAGAGATGATATACAAAAATTGGATTTgggttcaagttgtattcttgtatagaaTTTTTGTCTTATAATAAAGAACGGATTTCTCTCCGTGGATGTAGGTTCAATGGTGGAGTCGAACTatgttaaatattatgtgtCGTTTATATTTCATGCTTATAGATTGtttatcattaaattgttgtataCTTGATATTTCAATAGTTATTTGTTCCGTGCTTGaatcctaacaagtggtatcagagtttggatGTGAGACTGGACTGCTCATAAGCACTTGAATCCTAATAAACTGAATGGTTGGATCA encodes:
- the LOC113760313 gene encoding protein NRT1/ PTR FAMILY 5.5-like; the protein is MVLIWADLLATYVTWIMQKYLTDVWKVGFTHAAGIMNVYTGLTKLFPFILFLFGDFGVDNYWILLLSSIAFSSGLGFLSMSTPPALHKLTHTCANYQPNCIGHTQKAIFYTGLALTAVGVSGHIVSLAAFALDQLERGQVVDKTSNRQQSPQPEEDISKLQFQPVEAMLELFNRQNQRNGSSISGLRLSGVIFVLIVAVIALIALPYIQPWKLRFGIPAIFTLAATLLFIQGSCEYQGSRLGFSDRDIRTQSQKRRVIIRMLPVWITCIICSVVTSVGNTFFVEQASHLNYKVGKLKFPDSTLLLLYEAAKLGFKRVYNRMEVAGGRMYAPATGIALATICSALCCIFAAIAETHRIHVIRSDGLIDKPNEKIPMTVFLLVPQFFLLGGLDSFYENSVAAFLNDQSPPSMKKYLVYLNPGLSGLGIMGSVLSVHLVGKISEKGGNKSWFQHDLNESHLNYYYWVLAGLSAANFLWFLLTAICFPFPDTEPVSSDTKPKTTGNELQNGDLLTLITENT